One Rhodospirillaceae bacterium DNA window includes the following coding sequences:
- the umuD gene encoding translesion error-prone DNA polymerase V autoproteolytic subunit gives MFLPDEKHGIPHPPLYASAVAAGFPSPADDFIEGVLDLNEHLIAHPAATFMVRVEGASMSGAGIFSGDLLIVDRSLETRSGHIVVAVVAGEMTVKRLLKAGTGWILKAEHPDYPPTPLGADAECSIWGVVTGSVRRFEK, from the coding sequence ATGTTCTTGCCTGATGAAAAACATGGAATTCCCCATCCGCCGCTCTATGCCAGCGCCGTGGCCGCGGGGTTCCCCTCGCCCGCCGATGATTTTATCGAAGGCGTGCTTGACCTGAATGAGCACCTGATCGCCCATCCGGCAGCGACTTTTATGGTTCGTGTCGAAGGGGCGTCGATGAGCGGGGCCGGTATTTTTTCGGGCGATCTTTTGATCGTCGATCGCTCGCTTGAAACCCGCTCGGGTCATATCGTCGTCGCCGTTGTGGCTGGCGAAATGACCGTCAAGCGACTGCTGAAAGCCGGCACCGGGTGGATATTGAAGGCCGAACACCCGGACTACCCGCCAACCCCGCTTGGGGCTGACGCGGAGTGCTCTATCTGGGGCGTTGTCACAGGTTCGG
- a CDS encoding carbonic anhydrase, which produces MPINRLIAGFKSFRETYYDQQPDFYRSLVEKGQSPEVMVIACSDSRVNPSIIAKAEPGELFIVRNVANLVPPYEPDSRYHGTSAAIEFAVRDLGVKHIIVLGHSHCGGIQALCADHEEVANREFIHDWISIVENARDNSLDGEAQLRHVERQAVKVSLDNLLSFPWVNSRVEDGSLTLHGWCFDLEAGELLAHQTDEGWKILT; this is translated from the coding sequence ATGCCAATCAACAGACTCATTGCGGGCTTCAAGTCCTTCCGGGAAACCTATTACGACCAACAGCCCGATTTTTATCGCTCTCTTGTGGAAAAAGGGCAAAGCCCGGAAGTCATGGTTATTGCCTGTTCTGACAGCCGGGTGAATCCTTCGATCATCGCCAAGGCTGAACCGGGAGAACTGTTCATCGTCCGCAACGTTGCAAACCTTGTGCCCCCTTATGAACCCGATAGCCGCTATCACGGCACCAGCGCCGCCATCGAGTTTGCGGTGCGAGACCTTGGGGTCAAACATATCATCGTGCTTGGCCATTCCCATTGCGGTGGCATCCAGGCCCTTTGCGCCGACCATGAAGAGGTGGCAAACCGGGAATTCATCCATGACTGGATCTCTATTGTCGAAAATGCCCGTGACAACAGCCTTGATGGCGAGGCCCAGCTTCGCCACGTCGAACGACAGGCCGTGAAAGTCTCACTGGATAACCTTTTATCATTCCCCTGGGTAAACAGCCGGGTTGAAGACGGATCACTGACACTGCATGGCTGGTGCTTCGATCTTGAAGCCGGCGAGCTGTTGGCCCACCAAACCGATGAAGGCTGGAAAATATTGACCTGA
- a CDS encoding 5'-methylthioadenosine/adenosylhomocysteine nucleosidase produces MLALMGAMEEEVTLLRDEMTISDQAVHAGISVYRGTFQDVPMALAQCGIGKVNAAICTQMLVDLYKPDCLVFSGVAGGLLPNMAVGDLVIASHLIQYDMDLTAFGRRHGEVPGQDRMVESDPKLVQKATDAFDTAFDGKDGAPNLMLGTVVSGDKFISDAKTLRWLQREFAALATEMEGAAVGYTCRLNDLPFVVVRGLSDTAGESASDDFETNLHIVCRNSYQLLEHLIPLLD; encoded by the coding sequence ATGTTGGCGCTGATGGGGGCAATGGAAGAAGAAGTGACGCTTCTTCGTGATGAAATGACGATCAGCGATCAGGCGGTTCATGCCGGCATCAGTGTTTACCGGGGCACCTTCCAGGATGTCCCCATGGCCCTCGCCCAATGTGGTATCGGCAAGGTCAATGCCGCTATTTGCACGCAAATGCTGGTCGATCTATATAAACCGGACTGTCTTGTCTTTAGCGGCGTCGCTGGTGGGCTGCTACCCAACATGGCCGTCGGTGACCTGGTTATCGCCAGTCACCTTATTCAATACGACATGGACCTGACCGCCTTCGGCCGCCGCCATGGCGAGGTTCCGGGGCAGGACCGGATGGTCGAATCCGATCCCAAACTTGTGCAAAAAGCCACCGACGCCTTTGATACCGCTTTCGACGGCAAGGATGGCGCCCCCAACTTGATGCTCGGCACCGTCGTTTCGGGTGATAAATTTATCTCCGACGCCAAAACCCTGCGCTGGTTACAGCGTGAATTTGCCGCCCTTGCCACCGAAATGGAAGGGGCCGCCGTTGGCTACACCTGTCGTCTGAACGATCTTCCTTTTGTCGTCGTGCGCGGCCTTTCAGACACCGCCGGTGAAAGCGCCTCGGATGATTTCGAGACCAACCTGCACATCGTTTGTCGCAATTCCTATCAGTTACTCGAGCACCTGATCCCTCTTTTGGATTAA
- a CDS encoding MerR family DNA-binding transcriptional regulator: protein MIDTYGIAELAREFNVTTRTIRFYEDKELLSPERQGQRRVYSSRDRVRLRLIMRGKRLGFSLTEIREMIDLYDDDPSEVAQLKLFLAKIRERQAVLNQQQADIAAIVKELDKLESESAALLKQKEAAQ from the coding sequence ATGATTGATACCTATGGCATAGCCGAACTGGCACGGGAATTCAACGTCACCACCCGTACCATTCGCTTTTATGAAGACAAAGAACTGCTGAGCCCGGAACGACAGGGCCAAAGGCGGGTTTACAGTTCCCGTGACCGGGTCCGTCTGCGCCTGATCATGCGCGGCAAACGGTTGGGTTTTTCCTTAACTGAAATCCGCGAGATGATTGACCTGTATGACGATGACCCCAGTGAAGTCGCCCAGTTGAAGCTGTTTCTGGCCAAGATTCGCGAACGTCAGGCCGTGCTTAACCAACAACAGGCTGATATTGCGGCCATCGTCAAGGAACTGGACAAGCTGGAGTCTGAAAGTGCTGCCCTGCTTAAGCAAAAGGAAGCGGCGCAATGA
- a CDS encoding thioesterase family protein: MSELPLTYRGAVYPWHCDHVGHMNVMYYTGKFDEATWNFFALLGVTPKFLRENGRGMAAVEQKTRYLSELHAGDIVTIRSRLLLLEGKKIRFLHEMVNGETDEMAATSELFGLHLDTEIRKSCPFPDDVQANGRKMIARHQDMDTPGDD, translated from the coding sequence ATGAGCGAACTACCGCTGACCTACCGGGGTGCTGTCTATCCATGGCACTGTGATCATGTCGGCCACATGAATGTCATGTACTACACCGGCAAATTTGATGAGGCGACCTGGAACTTCTTCGCCCTGCTTGGTGTTACGCCCAAATTCCTGCGCGAAAACGGGCGCGGCATGGCGGCTGTCGAACAAAAGACAAGATATCTGAGTGAATTGCACGCCGGGGACATTGTCACAATTCGTTCCCGATTGTTGTTGCTGGAGGGCAAAAAAATCCGGTTTCTCCATGAAATGGTCAATGGCGAGACCGACGAAATGGCGGCGACCAGCGAATTGTTTGGTTTACATCTGGATACGGAAATTCGTAAATCCTGCCCGTTTCCTGATGATGTCCAGGCCAATGGCCGCAAAATGATCGCTAGGCACCAGGATATGGACACGCCCGGCGATGACTGA
- a CDS encoding PaaI family thioesterase: MTDFKPKNPDFEKMLRDSFAKQGIMDHIQAEMGAVSPGHCEIRLPYSDDLSQQHGFFHGGIVGTIADSAGGYAAFSLMKEGDGILTVEYKLNLMAPADGDMLIARGEVTRPGRTLTVCHAEVVVVIDGVETACAVMQQTLMRIVGRADVSG; encoded by the coding sequence ATGACTGATTTTAAACCCAAAAATCCGGATTTCGAGAAGATGCTGCGCGACAGTTTCGCCAAACAGGGGATCATGGATCATATCCAGGCGGAAATGGGCGCGGTCAGCCCCGGTCATTGTGAAATCAGGCTACCCTACAGCGACGATCTTTCCCAGCAACACGGTTTTTTTCATGGCGGTATTGTCGGCACCATTGCTGATTCCGCCGGTGGTTATGCCGCTTTCAGTCTGATGAAGGAAGGTGACGGCATTCTTACCGTCGAATACAAACTCAACCTGATGGCCCCGGCGGACGGCGACATGCTGATTGCCAGAGGCGAGGTGACCCGTCCTGGACGCACCTTAACCGTCTGCCACGCCGAAGTGGTTGTCGTCATAGACGGCGTCGAAACAGCCTGTGCCGTGATGCAGCAAACCCTGATGCGGATCGTTGGGCGGGCGGATGTTTCCGGTTAA
- a CDS encoding isovaleryl-CoA dehydrogenase, which translates to MIPNELLSLDFDLGETVDMLRASVLSFSSDEIAPRAAAIDETNNFPADLWKKLGDLGVLGITADEDYGGAGMGYLEHVVAMEEISRASASVGLSYGAHSNLCVNQISRNGNAEQKQKYLPKLISGDHVGALAMSEPGAGSDVVSMKLKAEKKGDRYILNGNKMWITNGPDADTLVVYAKTDPQAESRGITAFIVEKGFKGFSTAQKLDKLGMRGSNTCELVFEDCEVPEENVMGGIGKGVNVLMSGLDYERAVLAAGPLGIMQSCMDVVVPYIHEREQFGKSIGSFQLMQGKLADMYTTMNASKAYVYAVARACDRGQTTRKDAAGAILYASEKATWMALEAIQCLGGTGYINEAPTGRLLRDAKLYEIGAGTSEIRRWLIGRELFDETR; encoded by the coding sequence ATGATTCCAAACGAATTACTATCACTCGATTTTGACCTGGGCGAAACTGTCGATATGCTTCGTGCCTCGGTTTTAAGCTTCTCATCTGATGAAATTGCGCCCCGCGCCGCCGCTATTGATGAAACCAACAATTTCCCCGCCGACTTGTGGAAAAAGCTTGGTGACCTGGGGGTGCTCGGCATCACTGCCGATGAAGATTATGGCGGTGCCGGTATGGGCTATCTTGAACATGTGGTGGCGATGGAGGAAATCAGCCGTGCTTCGGCTTCTGTGGGTTTGAGCTACGGGGCTCATTCCAATCTGTGCGTCAACCAGATCAGCCGCAACGGCAACGCAGAACAAAAACAAAAGTACCTGCCAAAACTTATTTCCGGCGATCACGTCGGCGCTTTGGCAATGAGCGAACCGGGCGCTGGTTCCGATGTGGTGTCCATGAAGCTGAAGGCCGAAAAGAAGGGTGATCGATACATTCTGAACGGCAATAAAATGTGGATCACCAACGGCCCTGACGCTGACACTCTGGTGGTCTACGCCAAAACCGACCCGCAAGCAGAAAGCCGGGGCATTACCGCCTTTATCGTTGAGAAGGGCTTCAAGGGATTTTCGACGGCTCAAAAGCTCGACAAGCTGGGTATGCGTGGCTCCAACACCTGTGAGCTGGTGTTTGAAGATTGCGAAGTGCCGGAAGAAAATGTCATGGGCGGCATCGGTAAGGGCGTCAATGTGTTGATGAGCGGTCTTGATTACGAACGCGCCGTCCTCGCCGCCGGCCCCCTTGGCATCATGCAGTCCTGCATGGATGTGGTTGTCCCCTACATTCACGAACGCGAGCAATTCGGCAAGTCCATTGGCTCATTCCAGCTGATGCAGGGCAAGTTGGCCGATATGTACACAACCATGAACGCCTCCAAAGCCTACGTCTATGCCGTCGCCCGGGCTTGCGATAGGGGCCAGACAACCCGCAAGGACGCTGCCGGTGCGATTCTTTACGCCTCTGAAAAGGCGACCTGGATGGCCCTTGAAGCCATTCAGTGCCTGGGCGGCACCGGTTATATCAACGAAGCCCCGACCGGGCGCCTGCTGCGCGACGCCAAACTCTACGAAATCGGGGCCGGAACGTCGGAAATCCGCCGTTGGCTGATCGGCCGCGAGTTGTTTGATGAAACCCGGTAA
- a CDS encoding M28 family peptidase, translated as MKPGKWLIVIGFAVLAVSPYFLWERTRDPAPDFSYYLEAPSAMRLVEVMSGRPDVERRDVVKEALNAAGISYLEEQVSNRIFNGANIVVELGEGSDMLVFLAHMDRVAEAPGANDNASCVAAGIDALKVLTKEPATKGARLRFIFSDGEEKGLHGAFHHANNNDLSSVFGVASFELCGIGDAFGVWDVVGPALNSPIVAVLQKAGRNLKIYNATHGAVPRFGSDHLAFSKKGLAAVGVTVLPREDEEKLRSYVDDPNNPKWLLNFVRPTIFRTYHTSGDGPETVQPAALEMMTRLMVETVRVVDQQN; from the coding sequence ATGAAACCCGGTAAGTGGTTGATTGTGATCGGTTTTGCCGTGCTTGCGGTCTCACCATATTTTTTGTGGGAACGCACCCGTGATCCCGCGCCTGATTTTTCCTATTACCTTGAGGCTCCGTCTGCCATGCGACTTGTTGAAGTGATGAGCGGTCGTCCTGACGTTGAGCGCCGTGATGTGGTGAAAGAGGCTCTTAATGCAGCCGGTATCAGCTACCTGGAGGAACAAGTTTCCAACAGGATATTCAACGGCGCCAATATCGTCGTTGAGCTCGGTGAGGGCTCTGACATGTTGGTCTTCCTCGCTCATATGGACAGGGTTGCCGAAGCGCCGGGCGCCAATGACAACGCGTCCTGCGTGGCTGCCGGTATCGATGCCCTGAAAGTCTTAACCAAAGAACCGGCAACAAAAGGCGCGCGTTTGCGTTTTATCTTCAGTGATGGCGAGGAAAAAGGCCTGCACGGGGCCTTCCATCACGCAAACAACAATGATTTGAGCAGCGTTTTCGGTGTCGCCAGTTTCGAGCTTTGCGGCATTGGTGATGCCTTTGGTGTCTGGGATGTGGTCGGTCCTGCCCTGAATTCACCGATTGTCGCGGTTCTTCAAAAGGCTGGCCGGAATTTGAAAATTTATAACGCTACCCACGGCGCGGTGCCCCGTTTTGGCAGTGATCATCTGGCATTTTCAAAAAAAGGACTGGCCGCCGTGGGGGTGACAGTGCTGCCCCGGGAAGATGAAGAAAAACTGCGTTCTTACGTCGATGACCCAAATAACCCGAAGTGGTTGCTGAATTTCGTTCGCCCGACCATCTTTCGGACGTATCATACATCCGGTGATGGACCCGAGACCGTGCAACCGGCGGCATTGGAAATGATGACACGGCTGATGGTGGAAACGGTCCGCGTGGTCGATCAGCAGAATTAA
- a CDS encoding cupin domain-containing protein → MTKSAQIARTADSVPSQGGTGYPEIFAVNIVDRSKKALGDAFGLTNFGVNLVTLPVGEISSQRHWHSKQDELVYVLQGELTLITNDGEQTIGPGMVAGFAAGAENGHQLVNRGQDDAVYLEVGDRSADDTVEYPDIDMRCINQDGEDILIHKNGVPY, encoded by the coding sequence ATGACAAAATCAGCGCAAATTGCCAGAACCGCAGACAGCGTTCCGTCCCAGGGTGGAACCGGATATCCGGAAATCTTCGCCGTCAATATTGTCGATCGCTCCAAAAAGGCTTTAGGAGATGCGTTTGGCTTGACGAATTTCGGCGTCAATCTGGTGACTCTGCCGGTTGGTGAAATTTCCTCGCAACGACACTGGCACAGCAAACAGGATGAACTGGTTTATGTTCTGCAAGGCGAGTTGACGCTTATTACCAATGATGGTGAACAGACAATCGGTCCGGGTATGGTCGCCGGATTCGCCGCCGGTGCTGAAAATGGCCACCAGCTTGTCAATCGCGGTCAGGATGATGCGGTCTATCTGGAAGTCGGTGACCGCAGTGCGGATGACACGGTCGAATACCCGGACATTGATATGCGCTGTATCAATCAGGATGGCGAAGATATTTTAATCCACAAAAACGGTGTCCCTTATTAA
- a CDS encoding acetyl-CoA C-acyltransferase codes for MNEDPIVIVGAARTPMGGFQGDLSEVEAPALGAAAIAAALKDSGVSPEAVDEVLMGVVLPAGMRQAPARQASFGAGIPADAGCTTVNKMCGSGMKATMQGHDALLAGSSNIVVAGGMESMSNTPYVMTKARGGFRMGHGQVYDHMFIDGLEDAYDKGKLMGNYAEDTATHYQFTREQQDAFAIESLTRAKKAIEDGTFAGEVVPVTFSTRKGEVTVDKDEQPLKANLEKIPLLKPAFVKDGTVTPANSSSISDGGAALVMMRRSEAEKQGLKPLALIHAHSTHAQAPEWFTTAPIDAIRKVLERAGWDKDDVDLFEINEAFAVVTMAAMRDLDIAHDKVNVHGGACALGHPVGASGARIIVTLMAALEKYDMQKGVASLCIGGGEATAMAIERVA; via the coding sequence ATGAATGAAGATCCAATTGTCATTGTCGGCGCGGCTCGTACTCCCATGGGGGGATTCCAGGGCGACCTTTCGGAGGTTGAGGCCCCGGCCCTTGGGGCTGCCGCCATTGCCGCAGCATTAAAAGACTCCGGTGTTTCTCCCGAGGCCGTTGACGAGGTTCTGATGGGCGTGGTTTTGCCTGCCGGAATGCGTCAGGCACCAGCCCGTCAGGCTTCTTTCGGGGCTGGTATTCCTGCCGACGCAGGATGCACGACGGTCAATAAAATGTGTGGATCGGGAATGAAAGCGACCATGCAGGGCCATGACGCCCTGCTTGCCGGGTCCAGCAACATTGTCGTGGCCGGTGGCATGGAAAGCATGTCCAATACCCCGTATGTGATGACCAAAGCACGTGGTGGTTTTCGCATGGGGCATGGCCAGGTCTACGATCACATGTTTATCGACGGTCTTGAAGATGCCTATGACAAGGGCAAGCTGATGGGCAATTATGCCGAAGATACGGCGACCCATTACCAATTCACCCGCGAACAGCAGGATGCCTTCGCCATTGAGTCCCTGACCCGCGCTAAAAAAGCGATTGAGGATGGCACCTTCGCAGGTGAAGTCGTGCCGGTGACGTTCTCGACCCGAAAGGGCGAGGTGACGGTCGACAAGGATGAGCAGCCCTTGAAGGCAAATTTAGAAAAAATTCCGTTGTTGAAACCTGCTTTCGTCAAGGACGGCACGGTCACGCCAGCCAATTCCAGCTCGATTTCCGATGGTGGGGCGGCACTGGTGATGATGCGACGCAGCGAAGCTGAAAAGCAGGGTCTGAAGCCTTTGGCGCTCATCCATGCCCATTCGACCCATGCCCAGGCCCCGGAATGGTTCACGACAGCACCTATTGACGCGATCAGGAAAGTCCTGGAGCGGGCCGGTTGGGACAAGGACGACGTCGATTTGTTTGAAATCAATGAAGCCTTCGCCGTCGTTACCATGGCGGCCATGCGTGATCTGGACATTGCCCACGATAAGGTCAACGTCCACGGTGGTGCTTGTGCGCTTGGCCATCCGGTTGGCGCCTCGGGGGCGCGTATCATTGTCACCCTGATGGCGGCGCTGGAAAAATACGATATGCAAAAAGGCGTCGCTTCGCTTTGCATCGGCGGTGGCGAGGCCACGGCCATGGCCATTGAACGGGTAGCTTAG
- a CDS encoding SDR family oxidoreductase, producing MPTVLITGANRGMGLEYARQYAADGWRVLATCRDPGAAKELAALDGDVEIYALDVTDHGQVQSLAKTLRKETIDLLLNNAGVYGPRPSKLGGIDYDAWQDIMWINVMAPLKVCECFRSHVADSDLKKIAIMSSKMGSMGDNNSGASYVYRSSKAALNAAMKSLAVDLAPRGISVVILHPGWVRTDMGGPSGLIDAPESVSGLRQVIDHLSLETTGRFYNYDGSEIPW from the coding sequence ATGCCAACAGTATTGATTACAGGGGCCAACAGGGGGATGGGACTGGAATATGCGCGCCAGTACGCCGCTGATGGCTGGCGGGTCCTCGCTACCTGTCGTGATCCGGGGGCGGCCAAAGAACTGGCGGCGCTTGATGGTGACGTTGAAATTTATGCACTTGATGTCACCGATCATGGGCAAGTCCAGTCCCTGGCCAAGACATTGCGCAAGGAAACCATCGACCTGTTGTTGAATAATGCCGGGGTTTATGGTCCGCGCCCTTCCAAGCTGGGCGGGATCGATTATGACGCATGGCAAGACATCATGTGGATCAACGTCATGGCGCCGCTCAAGGTATGTGAATGTTTCCGCAGTCACGTTGCCGACAGTGATCTCAAGAAAATCGCCATCATGTCTTCCAAAATGGGTTCCATGGGTGATAACAATTCGGGCGCCAGCTATGTATACCGATCATCGAAAGCGGCGCTTAATGCGGCTATGAAAAGTCTGGCCGTAGATTTGGCACCGCGTGGTATTTCAGTGGTGATCCTGCATCCGGGCTGGGTCAGAACTGACATGGGCGGCCCCAGTGGCCTGATCGATGCCCCTGAAAGCGTCAGCGGTTTACGCCAGGTCATTGATCACCTTTCCCTGGAAACAACGGGTCGCTTTTACAATTACGACGGTTCGGAAATTCCCTGGTGA